A genomic window from Streptomyces sp. HUAS YS2 includes:
- a CDS encoding amidohydrolase, whose product MPAHLYRHARIFTSAPRPWADALVVVGDRLAYVGDEATAARVAGPDALIHDLDGATVLPGFVDGHAHVVGTGEAAAQVNLWGANTVEEIQRRIRTWAEQNPDAPRVPATGWKHGDIPGGTPDRGMLDAVVADRPVYAQAYDFHSIWLNSAALAEAGIDDTTASPPGGTVHRDERGAATGLVDETAMHQLVWPVLDRFATDSDRDEALATVLTAYAESGIVGSTDMALGEDDYAAMRRADAAGTLTTRIAGFWRVQPTGDETGNLAQVARAVELATHASTPYLRVTGIKVMVDGTVDGCTASLGEPYTNGTKADPIWSLAELAPVVAAADAAGLQVAMHAIGDEATRVAIGAVEQAVALNGPKERRHRIEHLEVVDAADIDRLAALGITASMQPVHADPAIQENWRRVLGDERADRGFPWPEMTDAGATLVLGTDSPTSPHAPLPNMFIAATRRSALDPSLPANIPHYALPLADAIVHATRDAAWASRSEHLHGRLAEGLYADFIVLDRDIFARPVEELLETRVLRTVVGGRVVHPAQPGGDR is encoded by the coding sequence ATGCCCGCTCATCTCTATCGCCACGCACGGATCTTCACCTCCGCCCCACGCCCTTGGGCCGATGCGCTCGTTGTCGTGGGCGACCGGCTCGCCTACGTCGGCGACGAGGCCACCGCGGCACGCGTCGCCGGACCGGACGCCCTGATCCACGACCTCGACGGCGCGACCGTCCTCCCCGGATTCGTCGACGGCCACGCGCACGTGGTCGGCACCGGCGAGGCGGCGGCCCAGGTGAATCTCTGGGGCGCCAACACGGTGGAGGAGATCCAGCGGCGCATCCGGACGTGGGCGGAGCAGAACCCCGACGCACCCCGGGTGCCGGCCACCGGATGGAAGCACGGCGACATACCGGGCGGCACCCCCGATCGCGGCATGCTCGACGCCGTCGTCGCCGACCGGCCCGTCTACGCGCAGGCCTACGACTTCCATTCGATCTGGCTGAACTCGGCGGCCCTCGCCGAGGCCGGCATCGACGACACCACGGCCTCGCCGCCGGGCGGAACGGTCCACCGGGACGAGCGGGGCGCGGCCACCGGCCTCGTCGACGAGACCGCGATGCACCAGCTCGTGTGGCCGGTGCTCGACCGCTTCGCCACCGACTCCGACCGCGACGAGGCCCTCGCGACCGTCCTCACGGCGTACGCCGAGTCCGGGATCGTCGGTTCGACCGACATGGCGCTCGGCGAGGACGACTACGCGGCGATGCGCCGGGCCGACGCGGCGGGCACGCTGACCACGCGCATCGCCGGCTTCTGGCGCGTCCAGCCCACCGGCGACGAGACCGGGAACCTCGCCCAGGTCGCGCGCGCCGTCGAACTCGCCACCCACGCCTCGACCCCGTACCTGCGCGTGACCGGCATCAAGGTCATGGTCGACGGAACCGTCGACGGGTGCACCGCGTCGCTCGGCGAGCCCTACACCAACGGCACCAAGGCCGACCCGATCTGGAGCCTCGCCGAACTCGCGCCGGTGGTCGCCGCCGCGGACGCGGCCGGCCTCCAGGTCGCCATGCACGCCATCGGCGACGAGGCGACCCGGGTCGCGATCGGCGCTGTCGAGCAGGCCGTCGCGCTCAACGGCCCCAAGGAGCGGCGCCACCGCATAGAGCACCTCGAAGTCGTCGACGCCGCCGACATCGACCGCCTGGCCGCGCTCGGCATCACGGCGAGCATGCAGCCCGTGCACGCCGATCCCGCCATACAGGAGAACTGGCGGCGCGTGCTCGGCGACGAGCGGGCCGACCGCGGTTTCCCGTGGCCCGAGATGACCGACGCCGGTGCCACCCTCGTCCTCGGCACCGATTCGCCCACGTCGCCGCACGCGCCGCTGCCCAACATGTTCATCGCGGCGACCCGGCGTTCGGCACTGGACCCGTCGCTGCCCGCCAACATCCCGCACTACGCCCTGCCGCTGGCGGACGCCATCGTGCACGCCACGCGCGACGCCGCCTGGGCGAGCCGCTCCGAGCACCTGCACGGCCGACTCGCCGAGGGGCTGTACGCCGACTTCATCGTTCTCGACCGGGACATCTTCGCCCGGCCGGTCGAGGAACTGCTCGAGACGCGAGTGCTGCGGACCGTCGTGGGCGGTCGCGTGGTGCACCCGGCGCAGCCAGGGGGAGACCGATGA
- a CDS encoding ABC transporter permease codes for MSEAITTTPTPAPSERAKPKRRPPGALLRFVATRVMGLAVTLVIASLVVFGALYAAPGNPLTYLTHGRTMSPEAIASIKAEYHLDDPVWQQYLRWLGGVLHGDFGTSIIYNQPVATLVGNRASATLLLVVMAATIVLVVGLAIGTLTGLKPGWLSRSAMAGATAVMAVPTSVGAVVLIIVFAVDLEWFPVFGAGGPGFDGVYHTVLPSLALALASVAFVARLAQTAIRQELSADHVQTAISRGLPRGAVVRRHVIRNAAMPVLTVAGLTIAGLIAGSVVVEQVFQLGGLGQFLVSSVQQKDFPVVQAICLLYVAAFIVLNTLIDIAYTLLDPRVSIGKKDS; via the coding sequence ATGAGCGAGGCGATCACGACGACACCGACCCCCGCGCCGTCGGAGCGGGCGAAGCCGAAGCGACGGCCCCCCGGCGCGCTGCTGCGCTTCGTCGCCACGCGCGTCATGGGCCTGGCGGTGACCCTGGTCATCGCGAGCCTGGTCGTCTTCGGCGCGCTCTACGCCGCGCCCGGCAACCCGCTCACCTATCTCACCCACGGGCGCACCATGAGCCCCGAGGCGATCGCCTCGATCAAGGCCGAGTACCACCTCGACGACCCCGTCTGGCAGCAGTACCTGAGGTGGCTGGGCGGCGTGCTGCACGGCGACTTCGGCACATCGATCATCTACAACCAGCCGGTGGCGACGCTGGTGGGCAACCGGGCCTCCGCGACCCTGCTGCTCGTCGTCATGGCCGCGACGATCGTCCTGGTGGTCGGCCTGGCCATCGGCACGCTCACCGGCCTCAAGCCCGGTTGGCTGTCCCGGTCCGCCATGGCCGGCGCGACGGCCGTCATGGCGGTACCGACCTCCGTCGGAGCGGTCGTACTGATCATCGTCTTCGCCGTGGACCTGGAGTGGTTCCCGGTGTTCGGCGCAGGCGGCCCCGGCTTCGACGGGGTCTACCACACGGTCCTTCCGTCGCTCGCGCTCGCGCTCGCCTCCGTCGCGTTCGTCGCACGGCTCGCCCAGACCGCGATCCGGCAGGAGCTGTCGGCCGACCACGTGCAGACGGCGATCAGCCGCGGACTGCCCCGCGGGGCCGTCGTCCGCAGACACGTCATCCGCAACGCCGCGATGCCGGTGCTCACCGTCGCGGGTCTCACGATCGCGGGCCTCATCGCCGGCAGCGTCGTCGTCGAGCAGGTCTTCCAGCTCGGCGGGCTCGGCCAGTTCCTCGTGAGTTCGGTGCAGCAGAAGGACTTCCCCGTCGTCCAGGCGATCTGCCTGCTGTACGTCGCCGCCTTCATCGTGCTGAACACCCTCATCGACATCGCCTACACACTGCTCGACCCACGCGTGTCGATCGGGAAGAAGGACTCATGA
- a CDS encoding ABC transporter permease gives MSTTAEVRRLGARKVLRRTTGLTGAVGLSGRVALAVFGLVVCFAVLAPLLAPHDPNAVDLSGAYRGSGGEHLLGTDANGRDLLSRLIHGSRTALIGPFLVVAISTLLGSLLALAAVWFGGWFDQMVVRVVDAVFAFPGLLLAILATALFGSGLEAAVVALSIAYVPYIARIVRSAALRERSLPYIAALSVQGVHGLRITLRHILPNVGGLIVANATLAFGFALMDLAGLSFIGLGMQPPTSDWGAMVGTGMAGVLQQHPQEALFASALIVVTVGAVNTLGDRLTERWEARS, from the coding sequence ATGAGCACGACAGCAGAGGTGCGCCGCCTCGGAGCCCGTAAGGTCCTCCGGCGCACGACCGGTCTCACCGGTGCCGTCGGCCTCTCCGGCCGGGTGGCGCTCGCCGTCTTCGGACTCGTCGTCTGCTTCGCCGTCCTCGCACCCCTCCTCGCCCCGCACGATCCCAACGCCGTCGACCTCTCCGGCGCGTACCGGGGTTCGGGCGGCGAGCACCTGCTGGGGACCGACGCGAACGGGCGGGACCTGCTCTCCCGCCTCATCCACGGCTCGCGGACCGCGCTGATCGGACCGTTCCTCGTCGTGGCGATCTCGACGCTCCTCGGGTCGCTCCTCGCGCTCGCGGCCGTGTGGTTCGGCGGCTGGTTCGACCAGATGGTGGTGCGCGTCGTCGACGCCGTGTTCGCCTTCCCCGGTCTGCTGCTCGCGATCCTGGCGACCGCCCTCTTCGGATCCGGCCTGGAGGCCGCCGTCGTGGCGCTGTCCATCGCCTACGTCCCCTACATCGCGCGGATCGTCCGGAGCGCGGCGCTGCGCGAGCGCTCGCTCCCGTACATCGCGGCACTGAGCGTCCAGGGCGTCCACGGCCTGCGGATCACACTGCGGCACATCCTGCCCAACGTCGGCGGGCTGATCGTCGCCAACGCCACCCTCGCCTTCGGCTTCGCCCTGATGGACCTCGCCGGCCTCTCGTTCATCGGCCTCGGCATGCAGCCGCCGACGTCGGACTGGGGCGCGATGGTCGGCACCGGCATGGCCGGTGTGCTGCAACAGCACCCGCAGGAGGCGCTGTTCGCCAGCGCGCTCATCGTCGTCACCGTCGGTGCCGTGAACACGCTCGGCGACCGGCTCACGGAACGCTGGGAGGCACGCTCGTGA
- a CDS encoding ABC transporter ATP-binding protein, with protein MNALLEVDGLTVRLPVAGESRTVLRDVSFSLDAGSTIGLVGESGSGKSMTVRTVARLLPDGADVRGSVRFDGAEVFGLRADALRSYRANDVAMIFQDARAHTNPVRTIGDFLTEALRTNDRMRKPAALGRAEELLAEVGIGDPERRLRQYPHELSGGLLQRVMIAAAVAARPRLILADEPTTALDVTTQAEVMAILGRMRREYGMAMLFITHDLELAGAVCDETIVLYAGQVMERQASTRLHEDPLHPYTAALVQARPEIDRRVDRLPVITGHPTTAYEAPDGCAFAPRCHFAQERCGAGVPPLLRIGPSETRCVRMPALRGRMESENADSLSNEEVTR; from the coding sequence GTGAACGCACTGCTCGAAGTCGACGGCCTGACCGTCCGGCTGCCCGTCGCGGGCGAGTCCCGCACCGTGCTGCGCGACGTCTCGTTCTCGCTCGACGCCGGAAGCACCATCGGCCTGGTCGGCGAGTCCGGTTCGGGCAAGTCGATGACGGTGCGCACCGTCGCACGCCTGCTGCCCGACGGCGCGGACGTCCGGGGCAGCGTCCGCTTCGACGGCGCCGAGGTCTTCGGCCTGCGCGCCGACGCCCTGCGGTCCTACCGGGCCAACGACGTCGCGATGATCTTCCAGGACGCCCGGGCCCACACCAACCCCGTACGCACCATCGGTGACTTCCTCACCGAGGCGCTGCGTACCAACGACCGGATGCGCAAGCCCGCGGCGCTGGGGCGCGCCGAGGAGCTGCTCGCCGAGGTCGGGATCGGGGACCCGGAGCGCCGGCTGCGGCAGTACCCGCACGAGCTCTCCGGCGGCCTGCTGCAACGCGTGATGATCGCCGCCGCGGTCGCCGCGCGGCCACGGCTCATCCTCGCCGACGAGCCGACGACCGCGCTCGACGTCACCACCCAGGCCGAGGTGATGGCGATCCTCGGGCGCATGCGCCGCGAGTACGGCATGGCGATGCTCTTCATCACCCACGACCTGGAGCTCGCCGGCGCCGTGTGCGACGAGACGATCGTGCTGTACGCCGGCCAGGTCATGGAGCGCCAGGCGTCGACCCGGCTGCACGAGGACCCGCTCCACCCGTACACCGCCGCACTGGTGCAGGCACGGCCCGAGATCGACCGACGCGTCGACCGGCTGCCCGTCATCACCGGTCACCCGACGACCGCCTACGAGGCCCCGGACGGCTGCGCGTTCGCGCCCCGCTGCCACTTCGCGCAGGAGCGGTGCGGGGCGGGCGTACCGCCTCTGCTGCGGATCGGTCCCTCGGAGACCCGGTGCGTCCGGATGCCCGCCCTGCGCGGCCGGATGGAGAGCGAGAACGCCGACTCCCTTTCGAACGAGGAGGTCACGCGATGA
- a CDS encoding ABC transporter ATP-binding protein: protein MTEPLLVVEHLTKTFGRGRTEATAVADVSFALAPGGALGIVGESGSGKTTTARMIIGLERPSGGRILFRGEDRTQPARSARSRRERGRDIQIVFQDPYTSLDRRQRIGDCLAEVVGVHSRLGRDETRKRVSELAELVGLDDRQLAALPRSLSGGQRQRVAIARALAADPDVLILDEAVSALDVSIQAQILNLLSDIRQRRGVSYLFISHDLGVIRQVTDDTIVMRHGAVVEQGPTADVLDNPQHPYTRLLRDSVPRGGWDPEALTARQ, encoded by the coding sequence ATGACCGAACCGCTGCTCGTGGTCGAGCACCTGACCAAGACGTTCGGCCGGGGGCGCACCGAGGCGACCGCGGTCGCCGACGTGAGCTTCGCCCTGGCCCCGGGCGGTGCCCTCGGCATCGTCGGTGAATCCGGCTCCGGCAAGACGACGACGGCGCGGATGATCATCGGCCTGGAGCGTCCCTCCGGGGGCCGCATCCTCTTCCGGGGCGAGGACCGCACCCAGCCGGCGCGTTCCGCTCGGAGCCGCCGCGAGCGGGGCCGGGACATCCAGATCGTCTTCCAGGACCCGTACACCTCGCTCGACCGGCGGCAGCGCATCGGTGACTGCCTCGCGGAGGTCGTCGGCGTGCACTCCCGGCTCGGCCGGGACGAGACCCGGAAGCGGGTGAGCGAACTCGCCGAGCTCGTCGGGCTCGACGACCGGCAGCTCGCGGCCCTGCCGAGGTCCCTCTCCGGCGGGCAGCGCCAGCGCGTCGCCATCGCCCGCGCTCTCGCCGCCGATCCGGACGTCCTCATCCTCGACGAGGCCGTGTCCGCGCTGGACGTCTCGATCCAGGCGCAGATCCTCAACCTGCTGTCGGACATCCGGCAGCGACGCGGCGTGAGCTACCTCTTCATCAGCCACGATCTCGGCGTCATCCGTCAGGTCACCGACGACACGATCGTCATGCGCCACGGCGCCGTCGTCGAGCAAGGGCCCACCGCCGACGTGCTCGACAACCCCCAGCACCCCTACACCCGCCTGTTGCGCGACAGCGTCCCCCGCGGCGGGTGGGACCCCGAAGCCCTCACCGCCAGACAGTGA
- a CDS encoding ABC transporter substrate-binding protein — MYSPRPRGRTKALAAVVAAALALAGCSAGTSGTGASGSSDALTTLTPAGSGTVDKITWNVFQGEPQTVDPFHAADYTPNMINSNMCETLFAQTPDFKIKPNLATSYTNPDPKTWVYKLRDDVTFWDGSPMTADDVAWSMNHNLTDKTSFYGYLYRNVASITKTGTAEVTVKLKAPDYLFNDELASYAGVVVQKKFYERHGDKVGTPGVGVMCTGPYKFAKWTQGQSISASRYDGYWNKELPLKVKHIDFTFLTDDSAITSGLLSGQIDGTYGPPTAGLSQLRASSAGKLYSGPAPLAVTLVVANDKGAMGNADVRKALQMAIDWKGIGQQVYGGEGSPASLQTVPAVYGFAKDELTKYADSVKTDGTPKIDAAKKLLAGVPADVKAKQISLVVPQQAETQQLGVGIKDAADRMGLKFKLNVVPATGYSNYLYDPATRGDTDLLYTQFWPNIPNPLDWLGITAVSGGSFNQSGYKGVDDLYAKAVGEKDDKARAQLVVQMEKKLHDEMTPMLSGIQLTNDVWLGSRITGAPAAFDYVYYPWAAHLAGTGK, encoded by the coding sequence ATGTACTCTCCCCGCCCCCGCGGACGGACGAAGGCGCTCGCAGCCGTCGTCGCGGCCGCCCTGGCGCTGGCCGGCTGCTCCGCAGGCACGTCCGGCACCGGCGCGTCCGGCTCCTCCGACGCACTGACGACCCTCACGCCGGCCGGCTCGGGCACGGTCGACAAGATCACCTGGAACGTCTTCCAGGGCGAGCCGCAGACCGTCGACCCGTTCCACGCGGCCGACTACACGCCGAACATGATCAACTCGAACATGTGCGAGACCCTGTTCGCCCAGACGCCCGACTTCAAGATCAAGCCCAATCTGGCGACCTCGTACACGAACCCCGATCCGAAGACCTGGGTCTACAAGCTCCGCGACGACGTCACCTTCTGGGACGGCTCGCCGATGACCGCCGACGACGTCGCGTGGAGCATGAACCACAACCTGACGGACAAGACGAGCTTCTACGGCTATCTGTACCGGAACGTCGCCTCGATCACGAAGACCGGCACAGCCGAGGTGACCGTCAAGCTCAAGGCGCCCGACTACCTCTTCAACGACGAGCTGGCGAGCTACGCCGGTGTCGTCGTCCAGAAGAAGTTCTACGAGCGGCACGGCGACAAGGTCGGCACGCCGGGCGTCGGCGTCATGTGCACCGGTCCCTACAAGTTCGCCAAGTGGACGCAGGGGCAGTCGATCAGCGCGAGCCGCTACGACGGCTACTGGAACAAGGAGCTGCCGCTGAAGGTGAAGCACATCGACTTCACCTTCCTGACCGACGACTCCGCGATCACCTCCGGCCTGCTCTCGGGCCAGATCGACGGCACGTACGGCCCGCCGACGGCCGGCCTGTCCCAGCTGCGGGCGTCGTCGGCCGGCAAGCTCTACTCGGGCCCCGCGCCGCTGGCCGTCACGCTCGTGGTCGCGAACGACAAGGGCGCCATGGGCAACGCCGACGTGCGCAAGGCGCTCCAGATGGCCATCGACTGGAAGGGCATCGGACAGCAGGTCTACGGCGGTGAGGGCTCCCCCGCCTCGCTCCAGACCGTCCCGGCCGTCTACGGCTTCGCGAAGGACGAGCTGACGAAGTACGCCGACTCGGTCAAGACCGACGGCACCCCGAAGATCGACGCGGCGAAGAAGCTGCTCGCCGGCGTTCCGGCCGATGTGAAGGCGAAGCAGATCAGCCTCGTGGTGCCGCAGCAGGCGGAGACGCAGCAGCTCGGCGTCGGCATCAAGGACGCGGCCGACAGGATGGGCCTGAAGTTCAAGCTCAACGTCGTCCCCGCGACAGGCTATTCGAACTACCTCTACGACCCGGCTACGCGCGGCGACACCGACCTGCTGTACACGCAGTTCTGGCCGAACATCCCGAACCCGCTCGACTGGCTGGGCATCACCGCGGTGTCCGGCGGCTCCTTCAACCAGTCCGGCTACAAGGGCGTCGACGACCTCTACGCGAAGGCCGTCGGTGAGAAGGACGACAAGGCCCGCGCCCAACTGGTCGTGCAGATGGAGAAGAAGCTGCACGACGAGATGACACCGATGCTCTCCGGCATCCAGCTGACGAACGACGTGTGGCTCGGCAGCAGGATCACCGGGGCGCCCGCGGCGTTCGACTACGTCTACTACCCGTGGGCGGCGCACCTCGCCGGAACCGGCAAGTAG
- a CDS encoding S8 family peptidase: protein MRPISRTALGAATAAVLAVTALTPSVAASPGPGASGDRPLVGTQAAAPGTGRPVTVTLVTGDRVLVTTDRSGRAAATALPREDGTVPLLETRQTGRDLYVYPEGAAGPLAAGRVDEELFNVTGLIRQGYDDSRTTALPLIAVYDSSVDVARAVPASPRGAARGQVLKAAHGVALKADKKNAAAFWADITSARSRSGADVRKVWLDRKVEATLERSTKQVRAPEAWAAGYDGKGTKVAVLDTGADAEHPDLKGRITASHNFTDSSDATDRQGHGTHTISTVGGSGAASDGKKKGVAPGAELLNGKVLNDGGSGATSWIIAGMEWAVAQGADVVSMSLGNPAPTDCTDPMSAATEQLARSTDTLFVVAAGNTGPGLNSVSSPGCAPSVLTVGAVDRDDSTAPFSSRGPARVSHTLKPEIAAPGVAISAAAAGGRGVYAYRSMSGTSMATPHVAGAAAVVKQRHPNWTPRQIKAALVSSAKAAVPGDARETGGGRLDVKAAVDATVLGAPAVQGGSFAWPQAADDRTTVAVPYTNTGDRPVKLDLAVRRVTGNDGTEIDSPVARLGASSVTVPAGATVEVPLALNPAARLEPGQYGDVTGRVLATADGVSVSTPFSLYVEPRTVTLRVRTIDRLGRPASGASSLDVVSTDTATGERRTNAGATEQTYRLRAGSYFLSSYVVTPDAGENAKLADSITYLGRPQIELTKDTTVVLDARKAHKLSVRTDRPTEVRSGTLTFARSWDATWTHAGTLSGGRAVRGYYASVEGEARDGGFEFASYWRAAAPLISEFAVVGGESLHPVTATTTSANLDGTGETPIVDAKSGTAEELAAAGVRGKIALVRIADGQTAVTSQARDAKAAGAKAVLAYHSDPGRWLPAINTTNTDLPVLAVESAEGQALLDRLAAGPVTIRWKATAKSPYVYTLAFPHRGEIDEERTYRVDDDRLGRSRSTFRSMGVAADYVDFALAGRPDGRQVLVPFESVAVPGARTEFYTPGDTTWQRYLSSSFPWGEFMVAAPRTYQQGEQRDDRWYDGVISPRAPIDAAGKPMLAAERQGDLIGFAAAMWGDGTHHAEQGSFGDIGNLRLRHNGQQIGSSMYPYGVFDVPAQEGTYELEQFIEKFGAPAKVWQRSTSVDTVWRFRSARDENVYSQAVPLLFPRYGLPEDGAKTLAAEAGQKITLTATGHGGYTPAALVSATLSYSYDGGATWAEAPVAQQNGTWTATVDHAAAAGKQVTLRAELTDANGNSVRQTVTRAYDVR, encoded by the coding sequence ATGCGCCCGATATCGCGTACGGCCCTGGGGGCGGCGACCGCCGCCGTCCTGGCCGTCACCGCGCTGACGCCGTCCGTGGCCGCCTCACCAGGGCCCGGCGCGTCCGGCGACAGACCGCTCGTCGGCACGCAGGCGGCCGCACCGGGCACGGGCCGGCCCGTGACGGTCACTCTGGTCACCGGCGACCGCGTCCTGGTGACCACGGACCGCTCCGGGCGCGCCGCCGCCACGGCGCTGCCGCGCGAGGACGGCACCGTCCCGCTGCTCGAGACCCGGCAGACCGGCCGGGACCTGTACGTGTACCCCGAAGGCGCCGCCGGGCCGCTCGCCGCGGGCCGGGTCGACGAGGAACTCTTCAACGTGACCGGCCTGATCCGGCAGGGCTACGACGACTCCCGCACCACGGCCCTGCCGCTGATCGCCGTCTACGACTCCTCCGTCGACGTCGCCCGCGCCGTCCCGGCCTCGCCGCGCGGCGCCGCCCGCGGCCAGGTGCTGAAGGCGGCCCACGGCGTGGCGCTGAAGGCCGACAAGAAGAACGCCGCCGCCTTCTGGGCCGACATCACCTCGGCCCGCTCGCGCTCCGGCGCCGACGTCCGGAAGGTCTGGCTGGACCGCAAGGTCGAGGCCACCCTGGAGCGTTCGACGAAGCAGGTGCGCGCCCCCGAGGCCTGGGCCGCCGGCTACGACGGCAAGGGCACCAAGGTCGCCGTCCTCGACACCGGCGCCGACGCCGAACACCCGGACCTGAAGGGCCGGATCACCGCTTCCCACAACTTCACCGACTCCTCCGACGCCACGGACCGACAGGGCCACGGCACCCACACGATCTCCACCGTGGGCGGCTCGGGCGCGGCGAGCGACGGGAAGAAGAAGGGTGTCGCACCGGGCGCCGAGCTGCTCAACGGCAAGGTCCTCAACGACGGCGGCTCCGGAGCCACGTCCTGGATCATCGCGGGCATGGAGTGGGCCGTCGCCCAGGGCGCCGACGTCGTCTCGATGAGCCTCGGCAACCCGGCTCCGACCGACTGCACCGACCCGATGAGCGCCGCCACGGAGCAACTCGCCCGGTCCACGGACACGTTGTTCGTGGTCGCCGCCGGGAACACCGGCCCGGGGCTCAACAGCGTCTCCTCGCCCGGCTGCGCCCCGAGCGTCCTCACCGTCGGCGCCGTCGACCGCGACGACTCCACCGCCCCGTTCTCCAGCCGCGGCCCGGCCCGCGTCTCGCACACCCTCAAGCCCGAGATCGCCGCACCCGGCGTAGCCATCTCCGCCGCCGCGGCGGGCGGCCGCGGGGTGTACGCGTACCGGTCGATGTCCGGTACGTCGATGGCAACCCCGCACGTCGCGGGCGCGGCCGCCGTCGTCAAGCAGCGGCACCCCAACTGGACGCCCCGGCAGATCAAGGCTGCCCTCGTCTCCTCGGCGAAGGCCGCCGTCCCCGGCGACGCCCGCGAGACCGGCGGCGGCCGGCTCGACGTCAAGGCGGCCGTCGACGCGACGGTGCTCGGCGCCCCGGCCGTCCAGGGCGGCTCCTTCGCCTGGCCGCAGGCCGCCGACGACCGCACCACGGTCGCCGTCCCGTACACCAACACCGGCGACCGGCCGGTGAAGCTGGACCTCGCGGTCCGGCGCGTCACCGGTAACGACGGCACGGAGATCGACTCGCCGGTCGCGCGCCTCGGCGCGAGCAGCGTCACCGTCCCCGCCGGAGCCACCGTCGAGGTCCCGCTCGCGCTGAATCCCGCCGCACGGCTGGAGCCCGGCCAGTACGGCGATGTCACCGGCCGCGTCCTCGCCACCGCCGACGGCGTCAGCGTCTCCACGCCGTTCTCCCTCTACGTGGAGCCGCGCACCGTCACCCTGCGGGTGAGGACGATCGACCGGCTCGGCCGGCCGGCGTCCGGCGCCTCCTCGCTGGACGTCGTCAGCACCGACACCGCCACCGGCGAGCGCCGCACCAACGCGGGCGCGACGGAGCAGACGTACCGGCTGCGCGCCGGAAGCTACTTCCTGTCCAGCTACGTCGTCACCCCGGACGCCGGCGAGAACGCCAAGCTGGCCGACTCGATCACGTACCTCGGGCGCCCGCAGATCGAGCTGACGAAGGACACCACCGTCGTCCTCGACGCCCGCAAGGCCCACAAGCTGTCGGTCCGCACCGACCGACCCACCGAGGTCCGCAGCGGGACGCTGACGTTCGCACGCTCCTGGGACGCCACCTGGACGCACGCCGGAACCCTCTCCGGCGGGCGCGCCGTCCGCGGCTACTACGCCTCCGTCGAGGGCGAGGCGCGCGACGGTGGCTTCGAGTTCGCCAGCTACTGGCGTGCCGCGGCGCCGCTGATCTCCGAGTTCGCCGTCGTCGGGGGCGAGAGCCTGCACCCCGTCACCGCCACGACCACCTCGGCCAACCTTGACGGGACGGGCGAGACGCCGATCGTCGACGCCAAGTCCGGCACGGCCGAGGAACTCGCGGCCGCCGGTGTCCGGGGCAAGATCGCCCTGGTCCGGATCGCCGACGGCCAGACGGCCGTCACCTCGCAGGCCCGCGACGCCAAGGCCGCCGGCGCCAAGGCCGTCCTCGCCTACCACTCCGACCCCGGCCGCTGGCTCCCGGCGATCAACACCACCAACACGGACCTCCCGGTCCTCGCCGTCGAGTCCGCCGAAGGCCAAGCCCTGCTGGACCGGCTGGCGGCCGGGCCGGTCACCATTCGCTGGAAGGCCACCGCGAAGAGCCCGTACGTCTACACCCTCGCGTTCCCCCACCGCGGTGAGATCGACGAGGAGCGGACGTACCGGGTCGACGACGACCGCCTCGGCCGGAGCCGGTCGACGTTCCGTTCGATGGGCGTCGCCGCCGACTACGTCGACTTCGCGCTCGCGGGCCGGCCCGACGGCCGGCAGGTGTTGGTGCCCTTCGAGAGCGTCGCGGTGCCCGGCGCCCGGACCGAGTTCTACACCCCCGGCGACACCACCTGGCAGCGCTACCTCTCCAGCAGCTTCCCCTGGGGCGAGTTCATGGTCGCCGCGCCGCGCACGTACCAGCAGGGAGAGCAGCGCGACGACCGCTGGTACGACGGCGTGATCTCCCCGCGCGCGCCGATCGACGCCGCTGGGAAGCCGATGCTCGCCGCCGAACGCCAGGGCGATCTGATCGGCTTCGCCGCCGCGATGTGGGGCGACGGCACCCACCACGCCGAGCAGGGCTCCTTCGGGGACATCGGCAACCTCCGCCTGCGGCACAACGGGCAGCAGATCGGCAGCTCCATGTACCCCTACGGCGTCTTCGACGTCCCGGCGCAGGAAGGCACGTACGAACTCGAACAGTTCATAGAGAAGTTCGGTGCGCCGGCCAAGGTCTGGCAGCGGTCGACCTCGGTCGACACCGTCTGGCGGTTCCGCTCCGCGCGTGACGAGAACGTCTACTCGCAGGCCGTCCCGCTCCTCTTCCCCCGCTACGGGCTGCCCGAGGACGGCGCCAAGACCCTCGCGGCCGAGGCCGGTCAGAAGATCACCCTGACCGCGACCGGCCACGGCGGCTACACCCCCGCCGCCCTCGTCTCCGCCACCCTCTCGTACTCGTACGACGGCGGCGCGACCTGGGCCGAGGCCCCGGTCGCGCAGCAGAACGGCACGTGGACCGCGACCGTGGACCACGCGGCCGCCGCCGGCAAGCAGGTCACCCTGCGGGCCGAACTGACGGACGCGAACGGCAACTCCGTCCGCCAGACGGTCACCCGCGCCTACGACGTGCGCTGA